A region of the Plasmodium sp. gorilla clade G2 genome assembly, chromosome: 9 genome:
GATGTATATGCGAATTATGATTCGATCTTAAACAAGAAAGAGAGAATTATGCAGATGCATTTGAGTAATATATCGTTAGACTATAAGAAGAATGACATAAACAAAAGAGAAAGGACTCTTAAgggtaaaaataataataataataataatatgatggcTCAAGTGGGTtccaataaatattttatgggTCATATGAAGGAGGCACAATCGACAGGCGTATACAAAatggataatattaataatatgaataatatgaataatatgaataatattgaaaatattgaaaatattgaaaatatgaataatttggATATTACAAACCagatgaataataataataataatacagaccataataataataataataatattgtggTGAATAAATCCTTTAAGAGTAAAAagaaagaacaaaataattttttaaaatccaAATGTGCAACATCATCCACTCtttataacaataaaaaaaagtttataCACAATTCTGATAGCATGAATAGATCAAACTACTATGATAAAggaatgaataatataaacaatagaAAAGGTAGTAGTTTTATTAGTACTAATAATAGTAACTTAAGTCTTTATAATAACATgaggaagaagaagaaaaaaaaaagagattaTAAAAATGCAGAAggaagtaataaaaataatgataatcatAATTTTTCTCAAAGAGATGATTACagtatatataagaaaaaaaaattatataatgataaggaTTCTATTGgagatattataaatgacgatatatataatatgaataatatgagtaatattaataatatgaataatatgagtaATATACCATCCAAAGGATTATATCAAAACGTATTTCATGCAAATACAACaacaaataatgataatagaaaaaatgaacaatttttagatgaaaataattatgatgaaaataattattgtaatataaaaaataatgtgaCATATGATCATAAGATCAATGATATTGCagattatatgtatacacaagataaaaaaaataatattcataatatgaataatttatatccccttgaaaaaaataaaacaaacggaaatataattaaggatatgaaaaagaaagcAAATAAAACGgtaaatacaaatatgtcTAAGGATAccagtaataataatattaataataataataataataataataataatgctCATATGAATCctacattatataaaaataatcaaaataatgaacACGTTGTAttagatgatatatattcaaatatagaTTTACCAGATGAAGAATTAGTCAATGAggttataaaaa
Encoded here:
- a CDS encoding mRNA processing protein, putative produces the protein MTNNKNPNYSLWVGNIPFDITENELYEILSKVGVVKNVRIKYDVDKNISKGFAFCEYKDVETCLLAFKYINGYEIKGRKLKVFWANEEYKDKYGNPTSHNNNNNDNDNLKGNNLCDNNIKNIISNNNNNNNNNNVTLFNTNNLFMNNSKNLIKNKHDKKKVRFIFNEDDTKQEKDLTNIHNENILNNKTDKSNMILSDINNDNFIKVNISNIVHTLTTSQIIYILSYFKKLALNNGQELKYYLQKNKNITYALLHSLFILNIINDHNDMDSLDVYANYDSILNKKERIMQMHLSNISLDYKKNDINKRERTLKGKNNNNNNNMMAQVGSNKYFMGHMKEAQSTGVYKMDNINNMNNMNNMNNIENIENIENMNNLDITNQMNNNNNNTDHNNNNNNIVVNKSFKSKKKEQNNFLKSKCATSSTLYNNKKKFIHNSDSMNRSNYYDKGMNNINNRKGSSFISTNNSNLSLYNNMRKKKKKKRDYKNAEGSNKNNDNHNFSQRDDYSIYKKKKLYNDKDSIGDIINDDIYNMNNMSNINNMNNMSNIPSKGLYQNVFHANTTTNNDNRKNEQFLDENNYDENNYCNIKNNVTYDHKINDIADYMYTQDKKNNIHNMNNLYPLEKNKTNGNIIKDMKKKANKTVNTNMSKDTSNNNINNNNNNNNNNAHMNPTLYKNNQNNEHVVLDDIYSNIDLPDEELVNEVIKNTDILNNILKSKIENMKLWNNEQRIQVLSIQKALQLKGYTLK